One part of the Sorangiineae bacterium MSr11954 genome encodes these proteins:
- a CDS encoding CAP domain-containing protein, whose protein sequence is MAVARTLLTRHLSGAQAAAQAGTLQRMHGEPHVWPRVWKIAGSGLEDEGNVRALKGWLASSPTPGTLRCGVAASSHPDELLVVATEALADLDPVPIRVQPGSAVDFRARLLVPAKDCALVVRAPSGAVGKSPMACERGVVNAQVPIGQPGEYMIQLVVNVEGGPRPALEASVFAGVEPRWEPAGGVWTNGQGVSGVLDRLNELRKNAGVGALVRSGALDRVAQAHAERALASHMVAHDAGDGPPEGRLARAGIDVVSGAENVAQASSLAGAQLALEKSPSHFSVMVKPAYDAVGFGTATDESGNVYLVELFAAMAR, encoded by the coding sequence ATGGCCGTGGCGCGTACCCTGTTGACCCGCCATCTTTCCGGGGCGCAAGCAGCGGCCCAGGCGGGCACCCTTCAGCGCATGCATGGCGAGCCGCATGTGTGGCCACGCGTGTGGAAGATCGCGGGGAGCGGCCTGGAGGACGAGGGCAACGTTCGAGCGTTGAAGGGTTGGCTCGCGTCTTCCCCGACCCCGGGGACATTGCGGTGCGGTGTGGCGGCGTCGTCGCATCCCGACGAGCTCCTCGTCGTGGCCACCGAAGCGCTGGCGGATTTGGATCCGGTGCCGATCCGCGTTCAGCCGGGGAGCGCGGTCGATTTTCGCGCGCGTTTGCTGGTGCCAGCGAAGGATTGTGCGTTGGTCGTGCGGGCGCCATCGGGGGCGGTCGGCAAGAGCCCGATGGCGTGCGAGCGCGGCGTGGTGAACGCGCAGGTTCCCATTGGGCAGCCCGGTGAGTACATGATTCAGCTCGTCGTGAATGTCGAAGGGGGGCCGCGGCCGGCGCTCGAGGCGAGCGTCTTCGCCGGTGTCGAGCCGCGTTGGGAGCCCGCGGGTGGCGTGTGGACGAATGGCCAAGGCGTCTCCGGTGTGCTCGATCGGCTCAACGAGCTCCGGAAAAACGCCGGTGTTGGGGCGCTCGTTCGGAGCGGTGCGCTCGATCGCGTGGCCCAAGCGCATGCCGAGCGCGCCCTCGCGAGCCACATGGTCGCGCACGACGCGGGCGATGGCCCGCCGGAGGGGCGCCTTGCGCGTGCGGGCATCGACGTGGTGAGCGGCGCGGAGAATGTTGCCCAGGCATCGAGTCTCGCGGGCGCGCAGCTCGCGCTCGAGAAGAGCCCCTCGCACTTCTCCGTGATGGTGAAGCCCGCGTACGATGCGGTGGGGTTTGGCACCGCCACCGACGAATCCGGGAACGTTTACCTGGTGGAGCTCTTTGCTGCGATGGCTCGCTGA
- a CDS encoding sigma-70 family RNA polymerase sigma factor → MDRWIGGEKAFGELYAQLTPRLFRYISRRARDSVLAEDLVQQTWMQLYVTRGRFVMGSDVLRWAYWLARRALIDHFRIRSEMVADPNWFDELASPSRDADERLDSERRVRIVDGAVSQLPKTQRIIIALIKEQGASTRTIARMLGISVNAAKLRRHRACQALRAALDEHLRPAA, encoded by the coding sequence ATGGATCGATGGATTGGCGGCGAGAAGGCCTTTGGGGAGCTCTATGCTCAGCTCACGCCGCGTTTGTTTCGGTATATCTCGCGTCGTGCGCGGGATTCGGTGCTTGCCGAAGATTTGGTTCAGCAGACGTGGATGCAATTGTATGTGACGCGCGGGCGCTTCGTCATGGGGAGCGATGTTTTGCGGTGGGCGTATTGGCTGGCGCGCAGGGCGCTCATCGACCATTTCCGGATTCGCTCGGAGATGGTTGCGGATCCGAATTGGTTCGATGAGCTCGCGTCTCCTTCGCGCGATGCCGACGAGCGGCTCGATTCGGAGCGTCGTGTTCGGATCGTGGATGGCGCCGTATCGCAACTTCCGAAGACCCAGCGCATCATCATTGCGTTGATCAAGGAACAGGGCGCGTCGACGCGAACCATCGCTCGAATGCTCGGCATCAGCGTCAATGCCGCGAAGCTCCGGCGCCATCGTGCGTGCCAGGCGCTGCGCGCGGCCCTCGACGAACACCTTCGACCGGCGGCCTAG
- a CDS encoding sigma-70 family RNA polymerase sigma factor gives MPLTARSQLLNQLLPALRAGVRAARLQRAHADDALQQSLVALIPHLERLSTMPERESAAYAYVVGSRTAMALRKRLGIEGARGTDEEVAAWDREIARRSVTPEHVMQAGEGIEQAKRVFSEFATQDQRLMEAVGDQGLSEREAARELGISRGNVAYRLRRARAALARAWFGTTSWVRGRRG, from the coding sequence ATGCCCCTGACCGCGCGCTCCCAACTTTTGAACCAGCTGCTTCCGGCGCTCCGGGCCGGTGTTCGCGCGGCGCGCTTGCAACGGGCCCACGCGGACGACGCCCTTCAGCAAAGCTTGGTCGCGCTGATCCCGCACCTGGAGCGGCTCTCGACCATGCCCGAGCGGGAGAGCGCGGCGTACGCCTATGTCGTGGGATCGCGAACGGCGATGGCGCTGCGAAAGCGGCTCGGCATCGAGGGGGCGCGCGGAACGGACGAAGAGGTGGCCGCGTGGGACCGCGAAATCGCCCGAAGGAGCGTGACCCCCGAGCACGTGATGCAAGCCGGCGAGGGGATCGAGCAGGCCAAGCGTGTGTTCAGCGAGTTTGCCACCCAGGACCAGCGCCTCATGGAGGCGGTCGGCGACCAAGGGCTATCCGAGCGCGAGGCGGCGCGGGAGCTCGGAATTTCGCGCGGGAACGTGGCCTACCGCCTGCGGCGTGCGCGCGCTGCCCTTGCACGCGCTTGGTTCGGGACAACGTCCTGGGTCCGAGGCAGGCGCGGCTAA
- a CDS encoding right-handed parallel beta-helix repeat-containing protein — protein sequence MHIRRLRSIFILATAVSMTAITGVAGSTTRIIHVSTASQLTAALRSAVPGDEIRMADGTYPGRFTINRSGTGSAPIVLTGSRAAVIDGQGTSNGRTVQLQADHWRLIGFTVTNGQKGIMALGAHDTIIDKVRVHHIGDEAIHFRDNSTDNVVQNSEISDTGLREPGYGEGIYFGQAVSNWPNGQPDRSDRNKAIGNRIGPDVRAEHLDLKEGTTGGEVRGNVFDGAGQTGANYADSWIDVKGNGYRIVGNRGTSALLDGFQTHIVAEGWGRDNVFSGNTADVRASGFGFKIAKDGSSSAGNVVCTNNTVTNAGSGAANVPLSSCAAMDP from the coding sequence ATGCACATTCGACGACTTCGCTCGATTTTCATCCTGGCCACCGCGGTCTCCATGACCGCCATCACCGGTGTTGCTGGATCGACGACACGCATCATCCATGTCAGCACGGCGAGCCAGCTTACCGCGGCATTGCGGAGCGCCGTGCCGGGGGACGAGATCCGGATGGCCGATGGCACCTACCCTGGACGTTTTACAATCAACCGTAGCGGCACGGGGTCCGCGCCCATCGTCCTCACGGGATCGCGCGCGGCCGTGATCGACGGGCAGGGCACGTCCAATGGACGTACCGTGCAGCTCCAGGCCGACCATTGGAGGCTGATCGGATTTACCGTGACCAATGGGCAGAAGGGCATCATGGCGCTCGGCGCCCACGATACGATCATCGATAAGGTGCGGGTGCACCACATTGGCGACGAGGCCATCCACTTTCGCGACAACAGCACCGACAACGTCGTGCAAAATTCGGAAATAAGCGACACCGGGCTGCGCGAGCCGGGATATGGGGAGGGCATCTACTTTGGGCAAGCCGTCAGCAACTGGCCGAATGGTCAGCCCGATCGCAGCGACCGGAACAAAGCCATCGGCAATCGCATCGGACCGGATGTCCGCGCCGAGCACCTCGATCTAAAGGAGGGCACCACCGGGGGCGAGGTTCGGGGAAACGTCTTCGATGGTGCCGGCCAGACCGGCGCGAACTATGCAGACAGCTGGATTGACGTCAAAGGCAACGGGTACCGCATCGTTGGCAACCGAGGCACCAGCGCGCTGCTCGATGGTTTTCAGACGCATATCGTGGCGGAAGGGTGGGGGCGCGACAATGTCTTCAGCGGCAACACGGCCGACGTGCGCGCCTCGGGATTCGGATTCAAAATCGCCAAGGACGGCAGCAGCAGCGCGGGCAATGTGGTCTGCACCAACAACACGGTGACCAACGCGGGATCGGGCGCCGCCAACGTCCCGCTCTCGTCGTGTGCAGCCATGGATCCGTAG